The proteins below are encoded in one region of Oceanispirochaeta sp.:
- a CDS encoding CTP synthase, producing the protein MKKYIFVTGGVCSSLGKGLASASLGTLLENRGFSVCMIKVDPYINVDAGTMSPYQHGEVYVTDDGAETDLDLGNYARFTHSPLSAAHSVTTGQIYDAVIRKEREGKFLGKCVQVVPHITDEIKRRILTLGEKPEIEITIVEIGGTVGDIESIPYLEAVRQIIHEKGHGDALSVHLTLVPTVSGGEVKTKPTQHSVKEMREIGIQPDVLLCRCQEKLPDDLKRKISQFTNIDHDCVLSAHDVDTTIYEIPVVYHQQGMDEVVCRKMGLRSRKSKITSLWGRLADIHKNAKTTVNIAMVGKYIELGDAYKSVDESLVHGAFANEVRLNLIKIDSEDVEQKIAAGETLDELFAPFDGILIPGGFGSRGILGMVQTARFAREHKIPCFGICLGLQIMVIEYSRSILGIKDADSSEFRPEGNNSVISLLEEQVDVTAYGGTMRLGLSESLVTKGTHIFNAYGSTNIHERHRHRYEVSNSYREALSKAGLILSGTTTDGSLVESLEWPDHPWGVGVQFHPEFTSSPIKAGPLFREFILHALKNSGKK; encoded by the coding sequence ATGAAGAAGTATATTTTTGTCACAGGCGGTGTTTGTTCCAGCCTTGGAAAAGGGTTGGCCTCGGCATCCCTGGGTACCCTCCTTGAAAATCGAGGGTTTTCTGTTTGTATGATCAAGGTCGATCCATACATTAATGTCGATGCAGGGACCATGAGTCCTTATCAGCATGGAGAAGTGTATGTCACCGATGATGGTGCAGAAACAGATCTTGATCTGGGTAACTATGCGCGATTTACTCATTCACCACTGAGTGCCGCCCACTCTGTTACAACCGGTCAAATTTATGATGCTGTTATCCGGAAGGAGCGGGAAGGGAAATTCCTCGGTAAGTGTGTTCAGGTTGTTCCTCACATTACAGATGAAATTAAAAGACGTATTCTTACTTTGGGTGAAAAACCAGAGATCGAAATTACCATTGTTGAAATCGGTGGCACAGTTGGGGATATTGAATCTATTCCTTATCTTGAAGCAGTCCGCCAGATCATTCACGAAAAAGGTCATGGGGATGCATTGTCGGTCCACCTGACACTGGTTCCTACTGTCTCAGGGGGGGAGGTGAAAACCAAGCCTACCCAGCACTCAGTGAAAGAAATGAGAGAGATCGGTATCCAGCCAGATGTACTGCTCTGCCGCTGTCAGGAAAAATTGCCCGATGATCTGAAACGGAAAATATCCCAGTTTACCAACATTGATCATGACTGTGTTCTTTCGGCTCATGATGTGGATACGACTATTTATGAAATCCCGGTTGTATATCACCAGCAGGGAATGGATGAGGTTGTCTGCCGAAAAATGGGGCTCCGCAGCCGAAAATCCAAGATTACCAGTTTGTGGGGCAGGCTGGCGGATATACATAAAAATGCTAAAACGACAGTCAACATTGCCATGGTAGGTAAATATATCGAACTAGGTGATGCCTATAAATCAGTGGATGAGTCGTTGGTTCACGGAGCCTTTGCCAATGAAGTAAGATTAAACCTGATAAAAATCGATTCTGAGGATGTGGAACAGAAAATCGCCGCAGGTGAAACACTAGATGAATTGTTTGCTCCTTTTGACGGCATCCTTATTCCTGGTGGTTTTGGTTCCAGGGGCATTCTGGGTATGGTCCAGACGGCGAGGTTTGCCAGAGAGCATAAGATTCCCTGTTTTGGAATCTGCCTGGGCCTGCAGATCATGGTCATCGAATACAGTCGTTCTATTCTGGGAATCAAAGATGCTGACAGTTCTGAATTCAGACCCGAGGGGAATAACTCAGTCATTTCACTACTGGAAGAACAGGTTGATGTGACTGCCTACGGTGGAACAATGAGACTCGGGCTGAGTGAATCTCTGGTGACCAAAGGGACTCATATCTTTAACGCCTATGGTTCAACGAATATTCATGAACGTCACAGACATAGATATGAAGTCTCCAATAGCTATCGGGAGGCCTTATCAAAGGCTGGGTTGATTCTTTCGGGAACAACCACCGACGGTTCTCTTGTTGAATCTTTAGAATGGCCGGATCATCCTTGGGGAGTTGGTGTTCAGTTTCATCCTGAATTCACCTCCTCTCCGATTAAAGCAGGACCCTTGTTTCGAGAGTTCATTTTACACGCACTTAAAAATTCGGGTAAAAAATAG
- a CDS encoding Rid family detoxifying hydrolase: MKSIKTELAPAAVGPYSQGIDTGTMVFTSGQLPIDPVSGKMIDGPIEEQTRLSLLNVEAVLKEAGSDLNKVVKVTVFVKDMGNFSRINEVYKEFFSDHKPARSLVEAARLPLDGEIEIEAIALK, from the coding sequence ATGAAATCAATAAAAACAGAGTTGGCCCCAGCTGCGGTTGGACCCTATTCTCAGGGAATCGATACGGGCACAATGGTTTTTACATCTGGCCAACTCCCCATTGATCCCGTCAGTGGTAAGATGATTGATGGCCCCATTGAAGAGCAGACAAGGCTGTCCCTCCTCAATGTGGAAGCAGTTCTGAAAGAGGCCGGTAGTGATTTAAATAAAGTCGTAAAAGTCACAGTGTTTGTAAAGGACATGGGGAATTTTTCCAGAATCAATGAGGTTTATAAGGAATTCTTTTCAGACCACAAACCGGCTCGGTCTCTGGTGGAAGCCGCCCGTCTGCCCCTGGATGGAGAGATCGAAATTGAAGCCATCGCTCTCAAATAA
- the dtd gene encoding D-aminoacyl-tRNA deacylase, with translation MKAVLQRVSRATVTIDRNETRSIGPGLLILLGISHEDTKEDIHWLTGKISGMRIFTDPDGKMNLSVQDIKGEILVVSQFTLFASTKKGNRPSFNKAAPPELAIPLYNDFVSELRKNTGLHTETGEFGAYMEVQLCNDGPVTILIDSKNRE, from the coding sequence ATGAAAGCAGTTCTCCAAAGAGTCTCAAGAGCGACCGTCACCATTGATAGAAATGAAACCCGGTCCATAGGGCCGGGTCTTCTGATCCTTCTGGGAATTTCTCATGAAGATACAAAAGAGGATATTCATTGGTTGACGGGAAAAATTTCCGGGATGAGAATCTTCACAGATCCAGATGGAAAGATGAACCTGTCTGTCCAGGATATTAAGGGAGAGATTCTGGTTGTAAGCCAGTTCACTCTTTTTGCCAGTACAAAGAAGGGGAACAGACCCTCTTTCAACAAGGCTGCCCCACCCGAGCTGGCTATTCCTCTTTACAATGATTTTGTTAGTGAATTAAGAAAAAATACCGGATTACATACTGAAACGGGAGAATTCGGGGCTTATATGGAAGTCCAGCTCTGTAATGATGGTCCCGTTACAATTCTAATCGATAGCAAAAATAGAGAATAA